The following proteins are encoded in a genomic region of Amphiura filiformis chromosome 18, Afil_fr2py, whole genome shotgun sequence:
- the LOC140139713 gene encoding alcohol dehydrogenase [acceptor]-like codes for MGLLDFSPALMSASAATLAVIYMYLYKLKPKKPLNPSYDYIVIGAGSAGCVVAARLSEDPTKTVLLLEAGQEADDHRISVPDASPTLQQSDVDWNYQVLGGCSSVNAMIYMRGHKADYDSWEKLGAVGWGWDDVLPYFLKSENNTIPNQVSSPYHGAGGPLTVTERPYTCDMSLQFV; via the exons ATGGGCCTGCTTGATTTTTCCCCGGCGTTGATGTCAGCATCTGCAGCTACCCTTGCAGTCATCTACATGTATCTGTATAAATTGAAACCAAAGAAACCCTTAAATCCAAGTTATGATTACATCGTCATTGGTGCTGGTAGTGCTGGATGTGTGGTTGCAGCAAGGTTGTCAGAAGACCCGACAAAGACCGTCCTGTTGCTGGAGGCAGGTCAAGAGGCAGATGACCATCGGATTAGTGTTCCTGACGCTTCGCCCACCTTGCAGCAATCAGATGTCGATTGGAATTATCAG GTGCTTGGCGGTTGCAGTTCAGTCAACGCAATGATATATATGAGAGGCCACAAAGCTGATTACGATTCGTGGGAGAAACTAGGTGCTGTAGGATGGGGATGGGATGACGTACTGCCATATTTCCTAAAGAGTGAAAATAATACGAT ACCGAATCAAGTATCATCTCCATACCACGGTGCTGGTGGACCTCTTACCGTGACAGAACGTCCCTATACATGCGACATGTCTTTGCAATTTGTCTAA